CAGGTCGGGCAGCGCGACGGCGGCGTCCTGCGCTTCCCGCAGGCGATCGCGGTCGCGCCCGACGGGACGGTGTACGTCGGCGACCAGGGCTCCCGCACCGTGCAGGCCTTCGGACCCGACGGGCGCTGGCTGCGCTCGCTCGGCCAGGCCGGGACGCGCGCCGGCGAGCTGTCGGGCGTCGGCGCACTCGCCGTGGCCGGGGACGGGACGGTGCTCGTCGCCGACGGCCAGAACAAGCTCGTGCGCTTCACGCCCGACGGCCGGCTCGTGCGCAGCTGGGGCAAGGCCGGCAGCGACGTGGGGGAGTTCCTCTTCGGCGGTGGGCGGGGCAACGACGCCGGCGCGGGCGGCGGGCTCGCCGTGGCCAACGGCATCGTCTACGTCGCCGACAGCGGCAACGACCGCATCCAGCGCTTCGACCTCGACGGCGGTCGCGGAACGGTGATCGTCCCGCCCGGCCAGCTCGGCTACCCCAAGGGCCTGGCGGTGCGCGGCAGCCGGCTCTTCGTCGCCGACAACCAGAACCACCGGGTGCTCGTGAAGGACACCGGCGGGCGGACGCTGCGCGAGATCCGCACGGGCGCCGGCTCGGGCGGTGCGATGCAGCACCCCTACGGCGTGACGACCGACCCGCAGGGCCGTGTCTACGTCTCCGACAACCTCGGCCAGCGCGTCCTGCGCTTCAGCACGGGGCCGACGTACCCCTACAAGGGCCGCTGGGGCTCCTACGGGACGCGGCCCGGCCAGCTCGCCTACCCCCGCGCGATCGCCACGAACGCGGCGGGGGAGGTCCTCGTCACGAACACCGGCAACGACCGCGTCGACGTCTTCGACCGCGGCGGCGCGCTCGTGCGCTCGTTCGGCACCAGCGGCCGGGCGCCCGGCCAGTTCGGCACGCCGCTCGGGGTCGCCGCCGACGCCAGCGGGATGCGCGCGGTGACGGACTCGGTCAACGGGCGCGTCCAGGTCCTGGCCCCCGACGGCTCCGTGCTGGCGGTGTGGGGCTCGCCGAACCCGGGGCCGACGATCCTGCCGCGGCCGGTCGCGGTCGCCTTCGACGGAGCGGGCAACGCCTACGTCCTCGACCAGCGCCGCGCGCGCATCGTCGTCTTCAGCCGCACGACCGGCCAGCCGGTGCGCACGATCGGCGCGCAGGGCTCCGGGCCGGGCAAGCTCCTGGACCCCAGTGCCCTGGCCATCGATGCCGACGGCACGCTGTTCGTCGCCGACACCGGCAACCGCCGGATCGCGCAGTTCGCGGCAGACGGGGCGTACCTCGGCGCGATCACCGGCGCCGGCGCCGTGCGCGGCATCGCGGTCACGCCGGCGGGCGACCGCATCTACACCGCCGACAGCGCCAACCGCATCGTGGTCCGCGGCGGCGACGGCGCGCAGGTCGCGCAGTTCGGCGGCACGGGCAACAAGCTCGGCAAGCTCAACGCGCCGGGGCAGATGACCGTCGACGCCGCCGGGACGCTGTGGGTCGCCGACCGTGGCAACAGCCGCGTCCAGCGCTTCGGCCCGGACGGCGAGCGGCTGCTCGCGGTGGGCGAGCGCGGCACGGGCCCGGGCCAGTTCCTTCACCCGACCGGGATCAGCGTCGACTGCCGCGGCACGCTCACGGTCACCGACTCGTCGAACAACCGCGTCCAGCAGTTCGCCCTCGCGGCGCCGCCCGCGGCCACCTGCACGCCGGTCCCGGCGCCCGCGACGCCGCCCGCGCCCAAGCTGCCGACGCTCCCGCCGCCCGACGGCCCCGCGGTCTCGCTCGACGTCGTGCGCCGTTCGGGCCTGCTCGGTCGCGGTCTGCCGATCCGCGTCGGCTGCGACACGGGCTGCGACCTCACGCTCACCGCGACGCTCACGCCGCGGGCCACCCCGAAGAAGGGCCGGCGCACGTCGGTCACCCTCGCCGCCGTGCGCGCCGCGCTGCCCGCGGGCGACACGAAGCTCCTGCGCGTGCGCCCGACGCCGGCCCAGGTCCGGCGCCTGCGCAAGGCGCTGCGCGGGCGCAAGGGGCTCGTGGCCACGCTGTCGGTGACCGCCGTCCCCGCGGCCGGCGAGACGACGAGCCTCACCCAGCGCGTCGAGGCCGGCGCCTAGGGGCGGGCCGCCAGGACGAAGTCGGCGAGCCTTAGGCGCCCCGCGCCGCGCGCAGGAGCTCGGGGACCCGCCGGGCCCGGAAGTCGAAGATCTCGTCGAGGTCGCGGCGCACGACGAGCCGGCGCGCGAGCTCGCCCAAGGGCCCGAAGCCGATGGCGTAGCGGACGGTGTCGCGCATCCGCGTCCGCCCGTCGCCCTCCGGCGCGAACTCGTGGGTGTGGTGCCACAGCGCGTACGGGCCGCGGACCTGGACGTCGACGAAGCGCCGGTCGGGCTCCCACTCCTGGATGAGCGTGTCCCACGACACCGGGAGCCCGTGGACGCGCAGCCGGTACTGCAGGAACGTCCCGGCGGCCATCGGCGGGTCGGGCGTCAGGACGCGGAAGCGCAGCAGCGGCGGGGTGATCGCCTCGAGGTTGCGGGCATCGGCGAAGAAGGGGAAGACCTCGGCGGGCGTCCCGTCGAGCACCTGCTCGCGGTGCAGGGTGTGGATGCGCATCTCGCTGGGGGTACGGTCCTGGACGCGATGGCGGACGACCTGAGCAGCGCGGCGGTCCCCGGCCTGCGCGCCGACGACCACGTCGACGGTGCCACCGGCGTCGAGCTCACCGTCCTGTACGCGGACTTCAGCTGCCCGCACTGCGCGGTGACGTACCTGCGCCTGCGCGAGGCCCGCACGCCGCTGGCCTTCCGGCACTTCGCGCTCAAGGCGAAGGGCCCGCGGGCCGTCCCGCTGGCCTGCGCCGCGGAGGCGGCCGCCGCCCAGGGCGCGTTCTGGGCGTTCGCCGACACCCTGTTCGGCGACCTCGGCCGCCAGGACGACCCGCACCTGTGGGCCCGCTGCGAGACCCTGGGCCTCGACCTCGAGCGCTTCGAGGCCGACCGCCGCGGCGAGGGCGCCATGGAGCGTGTCCGCCGGGACACCCGCGAGGGGATGAAGGCGGGGATCGTCTCCACGCCGGCGGTCTTCTCCCTGCGTCCTGACGTGGTCCCGGGCTAGACTGGGCAGCAGTTCGGATACCGCAGACAGCGAAGACCCGGCCCGCGGACGTCCGACGCGCGGGCCCACGAAGGAGAAAAACTCCACATGTCGCAAGACGTGACCACGATCTCGGTCGAGATCGCCGGCGAGGAGATCACGTTCGAGACCGGCAAGCTGGCCAAGCAGGCCGGCGGCGCCGTGGTCGTGAAGCAGGGCGACACCGTCGTCCTCAACACCGCCACGGTCGGCAACCTCCGGGACGTCGACTTCCTCCCGCTCACCGTCGACGTCGAGGAGCGGATGTACGCCGCGGGCAAGATCCCCGGCTCGTTCTTCAAGCGCGAGGGCCGCTCCGGCGAGAAGGCCACCCTCACGGCCCGCATGATCGACCGGCCGATCCGCCCGCTCTTCCCCAAGGGCTGGCACTACGAGACCCAGCTGGTGGCGCTCACGCTGAGCGTCGACCAGGTCCACCCGTACGACATCCTCGCCATGAACGGCGCGTCCGCGGCGCTCATGCTCAGCGAGGTGCCGTTCCCCACGCCCGTCGGCGCCGTGCGCATCGGCAAGGTCGAGGGCAACTTCGTCGTGAACCCGCGCGAGGAGGACCTCGAGGGCGCCAGCGACCTCGACCTCATCGTCGCCGGCACCGAGGACGCGATCCTCATGGTCGAGGCGGGGGCCAACATCATCCCCGAGGCGGAGATCCTCGACGCCCTGGACATCGCCCACGGCGCGATCAAGAAGCTCTGCGCGGCCCAGCGCGAGCTGGCCGAGAAGGCCGGCAAGCCGAAGATGGAGGTCGAGGCCCCCGGCGTCGACGAGGGCCTGTTCGGCGAGATCAAGGACGCCTTCGGCCAGAAGGTCGACGAGGCCACCTCGGTCGTCGACAAGCTCGAGCGCCAGGACGCGACCAAGGCCGTCGAGGCCGAGGTGCTCGCGCAGTTCGCGCCCGACGAGGACGACAGCGCCCGCCGCGCGGAGGTCGCCCGGGCGTTCGCCAAGCTCGAGAAGGCGACGGTGCGCGAGCGCATCGCCGTGCGCAAGCTGCGCCCTGACGGCCGCTCGGAGCGCGAGATCCGCAAGATCGACGTGGAGGCTGGCGTCCTGCCGCGCGCCCACGGCTCGGGGCTCTTCACCCGTGGCCAGACCCAGGTCCTGAGCGTCGCCGCCCTCGGCACGCTCAAGGAGGAGATGCGCCTCGACACCCTGGGCCTGCAGACGCAGAAGTTCTACTGGCACCACTACAACTTCCCGCCGTTCTCGGTGGGCGAGGCGGGCTTCATGCGCGGTCCCAAGCGCCGCGACATCGGCCACGGTGCGCTCGCCGAGCGCGCGCTCGTCGCGGTCGTGCCGACCACCGAGGAGTTCCCGTACACGATCCGCGTCGTGTCCGAGACCCTCGAGTCCAACGGCTCGTCCTCGATGGCGTCGGTCTGCGGCTCGACCCTCTCGCTGATGGACGCCGGCGTGCCGATCAAGGCGCCGGTGGCCGGCATCGCGATGGGCCTCATCAAGGAGGGCGACGACTACGTCGTGCTCACCGACATCGCCGGCGTCGAGGACCACCTCGGCGACATGGACTTCAAGGTCGCCGGCACCGAGGAGGGCATCACCGCCCTCCAGATGGACATCAAGATCACCGGCGTCACGTTCGAGATCCTGCGCGACGCGCTCGAGCAGGCCCGCGAGGCGCGCCTGGAGATCCTCGGCAAGATGACCGACGTCATCTCCGCCCCGCGCGAGTCGCTGTCGTCCTACGCGCCGCGGATCCTCCAGGTCAAGATCGACCCGGACAAGATCGGCCTGCTCATCGGCAAGGGCGGCGAGACCATCCGCGGCCTGCAGGACGAGTTCGAGTCCCAGATCGACGTCGACGACGACGGCAACGTCCGGGTCTACTCGGCCAACGGCGAGCTGGGCGAGGCCCTGGCCGACCGCATCCGGTCGATGACCAAGGAGGTCGAGATCGGCGATGCCTTCACGGGCAAGGTCGTGAAGACCACGACGTTCGGCGCGTTCGTCGAGCTGGCCAAGGGCACCGACGGCCTGCTGCACATCTCCAACGTCTCGCCCGGCCAGCGCGTCGCGACGGTCGAGGAGGTCCTCAACAAGGGCGACGAGATCAGCGTCCGCGTAGTCGAGGTCGACCGCGAGCGCGGCCGCATCGGCCTGCGCCTGGCCGAGGACCCCGAGGTCGAGGGCAAGACCGCCGAGGAGCTGGCCACGGTCGGCTCGGGCGGTGGCGGCGGCAACGGCGGCGGCCCGCGCCGCGAGCGCGGCCCGCGCCGCGACGGCGACCGCGGCGACCGCGGCGGCGACCGCGAGCGCGGCTCCGGCCGTCCGCGCCGTCGCTCCAACCGCGATCCCGACCGGGACTGACCCGCTGCACGAAGAGCACCAGCTGACGGAGGTCGCCCCCGGCCTGCGCGTGGTCACCGAGCGCATGGACTCCGTGCGCTCGGTGGCCCTCGGCTACTGGATCGGCACCGGGTCGGCTGCCGAGGACGAGCAGCAGGCCGGCCTGTCGCACCTGGTCGAGCACATGCTCTTCCGGGGGACGTCGAAGTTCACCTCGCTCGAGGTCGACCAGCTCTTCGACGGGATGGGCGCGGAGGTCAACGCCGGCACCGGCAAGGAGACGACCTCCGTCTACACGCGCGTCCTCGACGTGCACCTCGAGCGGGCGCACGACGCCATGGCCGACATGGTCTGGCGCCCGCGCATGGAGGCCGACGACCTCGCCCAGGAGCGCGAGATCGTCCTCGAGGAGCTCGCGATGTACGAGGACGAGCCGCAGGACAAGGTCTTCGACGTGCTCGGGACCGCGGTCTTCGGGTCGCACCCGCTGGGCCGGGCGATCATCGGCCACCGCGAGGTCATCGCCGGCACGCCGGCCGACGGCCTGGCCGCGTTCCACCGCGAGCGCTACGTCCCGCGCAACGTCGTCGTGGCGGCGGCGGGCTCGGTCGAGCACGACCGGCTCGTCGAGCTGGTCCGGGCCGGCCTGGGCGACCGTGCCGACGACCCGCGCCCCGCGCCGGGCGAGCCGCCCGTCGACGGCGACCACGCGCCGCGCCGGCTGTTCGTCGCCAAGCCCACCGAGCAGTACCACCTGTGCCTGGGGGCCCCGGGCATCGCCCGCGACGACGACCGGCGCTTCGCCCTGCGCCTGCTCGACACGGTCTTCGGCGGCACCTCGTCCTCGCGGCTGTTCCAGGAGGTCCGCGAGCGCCGCGGGCTGGCCTACAGCGTCTACTCGTTCGCCGGCTTCCACGCGGAGACCGGGCAGGTCGGCCTCTACGTCGGCACCCGGCCCGACAACGTCGGCAAGGCCTTCGACGTCGTCGGCGAGCAGCTCGCCCGCCTCGTCGAGGAGCCCGCCACGCCCGAGGAGCTCGAGCGCGCGCGGGAGAACCTCAAGGGCCGCCTCGTCCTCGGCCTGGAGTCGACGCTCGCGCGCATGAACCGCCTGGGCTCGTCGATCCTCGCCGACATGCCGGTGATGTCGGTCGACGAGGTGCTCGAGCGCGTCGACGCCGTCACGCTCGACGACCTGCGGTCGCTGGCCGCCGAGCTGTGGGCGCCCGAGCGCCTGTCGGCCGCGGCGATCGGCGCCGACGAGGACGTGGTGCGCGCGGCGCTGGAGCCCGTCGCACCCGCCCTCGCCGCCTGACGCCGTCTAGCGCTCGGTCTTGCGCGCGGCCCAGTCGCCGTGGATGGCGTACGTCACGCCCGGCTGCTGCTGGTTGACGTAGAGCACCTTGTTGGCCGCGTCGCGCACGCGCCGCAGAACTCGCTGTCGCTCGCCTTCGAGCGGACGAGGTCG
The DNA window shown above is from Conexibacter sp. SYSU D00693 and carries:
- a CDS encoding NHL repeat-containing protein gives rise to the protein MVRFALAAALTTAAALTAAAPAAHAQDVPCPGAQPACPWTAASQVGQRDGGVLRFPQAIAVAPDGTVYVGDQGSRTVQAFGPDGRWLRSLGQAGTRAGELSGVGALAVAGDGTVLVADGQNKLVRFTPDGRLVRSWGKAGSDVGEFLFGGGRGNDAGAGGGLAVANGIVYVADSGNDRIQRFDLDGGRGTVIVPPGQLGYPKGLAVRGSRLFVADNQNHRVLVKDTGGRTLREIRTGAGSGGAMQHPYGVTTDPQGRVYVSDNLGQRVLRFSTGPTYPYKGRWGSYGTRPGQLAYPRAIATNAAGEVLVTNTGNDRVDVFDRGGALVRSFGTSGRAPGQFGTPLGVAADASGMRAVTDSVNGRVQVLAPDGSVLAVWGSPNPGPTILPRPVAVAFDGAGNAYVLDQRRARIVVFSRTTGQPVRTIGAQGSGPGKLLDPSALAIDADGTLFVADTGNRRIAQFAADGAYLGAITGAGAVRGIAVTPAGDRIYTADSANRIVVRGGDGAQVAQFGGTGNKLGKLNAPGQMTVDAAGTLWVADRGNSRVQRFGPDGERLLAVGERGTGPGQFLHPTGISVDCRGTLTVTDSSNNRVQQFALAAPPAATCTPVPAPATPPAPKLPTLPPPDGPAVSLDVVRRSGLLGRGLPIRVGCDTGCDLTLTATLTPRATPKKGRRTSVTLAAVRAALPAGDTKLLRVRPTPAQVRRLRKALRGRKGLVATLSVTAVPAAGETTSLTQRVEAGA
- a CDS encoding SRPBCC family protein; protein product: MRIHTLHREQVLDGTPAEVFPFFADARNLEAITPPLLRFRVLTPDPPMAAGTFLQYRLRVHGLPVSWDTLIQEWEPDRRFVDVQVRGPYALWHHTHEFAPEGDGRTRMRDTVRYAIGFGPLGELARRLVVRRDLDEIFDFRARRVPELLRAARGA
- a CDS encoding thioredoxin domain-containing protein; this encodes MADDLSSAAVPGLRADDHVDGATGVELTVLYADFSCPHCAVTYLRLREARTPLAFRHFALKAKGPRAVPLACAAEAAAAQGAFWAFADTLFGDLGRQDDPHLWARCETLGLDLERFEADRRGEGAMERVRRDTREGMKAGIVSTPAVFSLRPDVVPG
- a CDS encoding polyribonucleotide nucleotidyltransferase; the encoded protein is MSQDVTTISVEIAGEEITFETGKLAKQAGGAVVVKQGDTVVLNTATVGNLRDVDFLPLTVDVEERMYAAGKIPGSFFKREGRSGEKATLTARMIDRPIRPLFPKGWHYETQLVALTLSVDQVHPYDILAMNGASAALMLSEVPFPTPVGAVRIGKVEGNFVVNPREEDLEGASDLDLIVAGTEDAILMVEAGANIIPEAEILDALDIAHGAIKKLCAAQRELAEKAGKPKMEVEAPGVDEGLFGEIKDAFGQKVDEATSVVDKLERQDATKAVEAEVLAQFAPDEDDSARRAEVARAFAKLEKATVRERIAVRKLRPDGRSEREIRKIDVEAGVLPRAHGSGLFTRGQTQVLSVAALGTLKEEMRLDTLGLQTQKFYWHHYNFPPFSVGEAGFMRGPKRRDIGHGALAERALVAVVPTTEEFPYTIRVVSETLESNGSSSMASVCGSTLSLMDAGVPIKAPVAGIAMGLIKEGDDYVVLTDIAGVEDHLGDMDFKVAGTEEGITALQMDIKITGVTFEILRDALEQAREARLEILGKMTDVISAPRESLSSYAPRILQVKIDPDKIGLLIGKGGETIRGLQDEFESQIDVDDDGNVRVYSANGELGEALADRIRSMTKEVEIGDAFTGKVVKTTTFGAFVELAKGTDGLLHISNVSPGQRVATVEEVLNKGDEISVRVVEVDRERGRIGLRLAEDPEVEGKTAEELATVGSGGGGGNGGGPRRERGPRRDGDRGDRGGDRERGSGRPRRRSNRDPDRD
- a CDS encoding pitrilysin family protein, with translation MVTERMDSVRSVALGYWIGTGSAAEDEQQAGLSHLVEHMLFRGTSKFTSLEVDQLFDGMGAEVNAGTGKETTSVYTRVLDVHLERAHDAMADMVWRPRMEADDLAQEREIVLEELAMYEDEPQDKVFDVLGTAVFGSHPLGRAIIGHREVIAGTPADGLAAFHRERYVPRNVVVAAAGSVEHDRLVELVRAGLGDRADDPRPAPGEPPVDGDHAPRRLFVAKPTEQYHLCLGAPGIARDDDRRFALRLLDTVFGGTSSSRLFQEVRERRGLAYSVYSFAGFHAETGQVGLYVGTRPDNVGKAFDVVGEQLARLVEEPATPEELERARENLKGRLVLGLESTLARMNRLGSSILADMPVMSVDEVLERVDAVTLDDLRSLAAELWAPERLSAAAIGADEDVVRAALEPVAPALAA